A stretch of the Papaver somniferum cultivar HN1 chromosome 6, ASM357369v1, whole genome shotgun sequence genome encodes the following:
- the LOC113290067 gene encoding uncharacterized protein LOC113290067 isoform X3 translates to MMYSFAIRTFRCSFKREKLMMAKEYLRKGEGGSYDVNGKELRPSLGWTSEMGWTAPISKGIHALRAQLEAAKYDVIKYCTGTPYTRLCLYGLNTMIDV, encoded by the exons ATGATGTACAGTTTTGCTATTAGGACTTTCCGATGTTCTTTTAAGAG ggagaagctaatgatggctAAAGAATACCTGCGCAAAGG TGAAGGAGGATCTTATGACGTCAATGGAAAAGAGTTACGCCCATCCTTGGGTTGGACCTCAGAGATGGGTTGGACTGCACCCATATCCAAG GGGATTCATGCCTTGAGGGCTCAACTGGAAGCAGCAAAATATGATGTGATTAAGTATTGCACTGGTACACCGTACACTCGTCTTTGTCTCTATG GACTGAATACGATGATAGATGTGTGA
- the LOC113290067 gene encoding uncharacterized protein LOC113290067 isoform X4, with the protein MMYSFAIRTFRCSFKREKLMMAKEYLRKASFPRSPNSEGGSYDVNGKELRPSLGWTSEMGWTAPISKGIHALRAQLEAAKYDVIKYCTGLNTMIDV; encoded by the exons ATGATGTACAGTTTTGCTATTAGGACTTTCCGATGTTCTTTTAAGAG ggagaagctaatgatggctAAAGAATACCTGCGCAAAG CTTCATTCCCGAGATCTCCCAACAGTGAAGGAGGATCTTATGACGTCAATGGAAAAGAGTTACGCCCATCCTTGGGTTGGACCTCAGAGATGGGTTGGACTGCACCCATATCCAAG GGGATTCATGCCTTGAGGGCTCAACTGGAAGCAGCAAAATATGATGTGATTAAGTATTGCACTG GACTGAATACGATGATAGATGTGTGA
- the LOC113286399 gene encoding putative invertase inhibitor: MNPSFSLPSFFIVFLVLNFHNVNGDLIKDVCKNASKNTPPVKEFKVEYDFCVASLMANPKSKDADLRGLGVISMQTCLQNATSVHSYIGQLLKDRKTQPIPKSSVNSCFNRYRDAIRSVQKATSSFKTKDFSSANIQMSAAMEASIMCEYEFEEVLLGLALPSPLTKQNGDFFQLTGISLAITNMIK; the protein is encoded by the coding sequence ATGAATCCATCATTCTCATTACCCTCCTTCTTCATTGTTTTTCTTGTTCTCAACTTTCATAATGTAAATGGTGATTTAATTAAGGATGTATGCAAGAATGCTTCCAAAAACACGCCTCCAGTCAAAGAGTTCAAAGTTGAATATGATTTCTGTGTCGCATCTCTGATGGCAAACCCTAAGAGTAAAGATGCTGATCTTCGGGGACTCGGAGTAATATCAATGCAGACATGTCTACAAAATGCAACTTCTGTTCATTCTTATATCGGTCAACTCTTGAAAGACCGAAAAACACAACCGATTCCAAAGTCATCCGTAAACAGTTGTTTTAATAGATATCGGGATGCTATTCGTTCTGTTCAAAAAGCTACTTCAAGTTTTAAAACTAAGGATTTCAGTAGTGCAAATATACAAATGAGTGCTGCCATGGAGGCTTCAATTATGTGTGAATATGAGTTCGAGGAAGTTCTTCTTGGTCTCGCTTTGCCTTCTCCATTGACCAAACAAAATGGCGATTTCTTCCAGCTGACTGGAATTTCTCTTGCCATTACTAATATGATAAAATAA
- the LOC113290067 gene encoding uncharacterized protein LOC113290067 isoform X2, with amino-acid sequence MMYSFAIRTFRCSFKREKLMMAKEYLRKASFPRSPNSEGGSYDVNGKELRPSLGWTSEMGWTAPISKGIHALRAQLEAAKYDVIKTEYDDRCVNIFSAEGRVFQV; translated from the exons ATGATGTACAGTTTTGCTATTAGGACTTTCCGATGTTCTTTTAAGAG ggagaagctaatgatggctAAAGAATACCTGCGCAAAG CTTCATTCCCGAGATCTCCCAACAGTGAAGGAGGATCTTATGACGTCAATGGAAAAGAGTTACGCCCATCCTTGGGTTGGACCTCAGAGATGGGTTGGACTGCACCCATATCCAAG GGGATTCATGCCTTGAGGGCTCAACTGGAAGCAGCAAAATATGATGTGATTAA GACTGAATACGATGATAGATGTGTGAATATTTTCTCAGCTGAAGGGAGAGTGTTTCAAGTTTAA
- the LOC113290067 gene encoding uncharacterized protein LOC113290067 isoform X1 produces the protein MMYSFAIRTFRCSFKREKLMMAKEYLRKASFPRSPNSEGGSYDVNGKELRPSLGWTSEMGWTAPISKGIHALRAQLEAAKYDVIKYCTGTPYTRLCLYGLNTMIDV, from the exons ATGATGTACAGTTTTGCTATTAGGACTTTCCGATGTTCTTTTAAGAG ggagaagctaatgatggctAAAGAATACCTGCGCAAAG CTTCATTCCCGAGATCTCCCAACAGTGAAGGAGGATCTTATGACGTCAATGGAAAAGAGTTACGCCCATCCTTGGGTTGGACCTCAGAGATGGGTTGGACTGCACCCATATCCAAG GGGATTCATGCCTTGAGGGCTCAACTGGAAGCAGCAAAATATGATGTGATTAAGTATTGCACTGGTACACCGTACACTCGTCTTTGTCTCTATG GACTGAATACGATGATAGATGTGTGA